CGCAGCCTCCGGCCCCGCCCCCCGATCAAAGCCTCGCCGAAATGGCGCAACGCCTGGAGGCTGCGCTTCGCCGGCCTGCCACACCCAAGGTCATCGCCGAGGCCGGAACCAGCCGCGTCGCAGTTGCGCCCGAAGCGAAAGCTCCAGCCCGTCAACCGCGTGTCGTAGTCGGGGCGCAACCTAAGGGCAACACGCAGACAGCCGCCGCGCAGCCGAACAATCTCGAACAGGAAATGGCCAGCCTCTTGAACAAGCCCGGGAAGACTTGACGAAAAACACGTTCGCCGCCTGCGTCCGTCTCACGACGGGGGTGGCGATAGCGCTCCTTCTCTCCGTACCCGCGCACGCCCAAGACGTCAGCATCAACTTTGGCCAGGGCTCTGGCCTGACCGAACGAGTCATTCAACTCATCGCCCTGATGACGGTGCTGTCGCTCGCACCGTCGATCCTCGTGATGATGACCTCATTCACCCGGATCGTCGTGGTGCTGTCGCTGCTGCGCACCGCGCTCGGCACCGCGACCGCGCCGCCGAATGCAGTGATCATGTCGCTTGCGCTGTTCCTCACCGCCTTCGTGATGGGACCAGCGTTCCAGCGCTCCTATGACGTCGGCATCAGGCCGCTGGTCGCCAACGAAATCACCGCCGAAGTCGCGTTCGAGCGGGCGTCGGGCCCCTTCAAGCAGTTCATGCTGAAGAACGTCCGCGACAAGGACTTGAAGCTGTTCAACGACCTGTCGAAGGAAGCGCTGCCGACCACACCGGATCAGGTCTCGCTGCGCATTCTCATTCCGGCCTTCATGATCTCGGAATTGAAGCGTGCCTTCGAGATCGGCTTCCTCTTGTTCCTGCCCTTCCTGATCATCGACCTCGTCGTGGCCTCGGTGCTGATGTCGATGGGCATGATGATGCTGCCGCCGGTCGTGGTGTCGCTGCCGTTCAAGCTGATCTTCTTCGTGCTGGTCGACGGCTGGAGCCTCGTCGCGGGCTCATTGGTGCAGAGCTACGGCGGCGGGTAGACAGCGACTCGCCGATCGCTGAAACTCGATCGATGATCGAAGGAAAAAGCGGCACCGCATTGCCGGTGGATTTCGGCTATTGGCCAGGGCGGATCGTGTCCGGCCGCGGCGCGGTCGCGCGGCTCGGCGAAGTGGTCGGCCAGGTCGGCGGCAAACGGGCGCTGGTGATCTGCGGCTCGACGGTGGCCCGCACCGACATGCTGGGCAAGGTGAAGGCCGGCCTCGGCGACCGGCTCGCCACGGTGTTTGCCGAGGCGAAGTCGCACACGCCGGTCGAAATGGTCGAGCGCTGCCTCGGCGTCTTCCGCGAGAGCGCTGCCGACACGATCGTCACGGTCGGCGGCGGTTCGGCCATCGATGCCGGCAAGGCCTTGCAGATCCGGCTCGCGACCGACGGCGGCGATCTCAAGCCCTATGCGATCAGCTATTCGCCGGGCGGCGCGATGGAGAAGCGCGCATTGCCCAAGCGCACCGTCCCGCATATCGCGGTGCCCACCACGGCAGGGTCGGCGTCCGATGTGATGCCGACGGCGGCTTCCCGCGATCCACAGTCGCGGATGAAGCTTCTGTTCTGGGACGATGATCTGACGCCGTCCGCGACCGTGCTCGACCCCGAGATGGCGGTGCATGCATCGGCCGCGCTCACCGCCGCCACCGGCATGACCGCGATGGCGCGTGCCATCGAGACGCTCTATTCGGCCTATCGGCATCCGATCTCGACCGGCCTGGGTCTTCATGCCGCGCGGCTGCTGTACCAGTCCCTGCCCCGCGCGGTCGCCGAGCCCTTCGATCTCGACGCACGTGCCGCCACCCAGATGGCTTGCACGATGTCCGGGATGGCTGCGATCAACGCCATGGTCTCGGTGGTTCATGCCATCGGCCATATCGTCGGCGGACGCTACGGCCTGCAGCACGGCATCTCGCACTCGATCCTGCTCGCACCTGCGATGCGCCATCTGCTGCCGACCATCGGCGGCGAGCAATCGCTGCTGCTGGAAGCGCTCGGCGGCGCGCGATCCGCTTCGCCCGACCGCGACGGCGCCGAATGCGCCGAACGCATCGCCACGTTCGTCGGCCAGTTGCCGGTGCCCAAACGGCTGCGCGACGTCGGTGTCGAGGAGAGCGAGTTGCCCGAGATCGCGCGGCTCACGATGTTCGACTACATGATGGCGAATCTGCCGCGCCCGATGACCGAGGACGAGGTGCTGGCGCTGATCCGGAGCGTGTGGTGACCGCGCTCGACGATCTGGCGCAGTGGATCAGCACGCTCACGCCGGACCGCATTCCCGCCGAGCAGCATCGACTGGCGCGGATGCGGCTGCTCGACACGTTCGGCCTGATCGCAGCTGCGCTCGATCATTCCGCGGGCCGAAGTCTCCTTGCCTGGGCCGGAGCCAGTGCCGGGGCCGGTGCAACGGTGATCGGAAGCAGCGCGCCGGCGCTGCCCGCCGTGGCCGCGCTGGTGCATGGCAGTCTCGCCCATGCCCGCGACTTCGACGACACGTTCATCGACTCGGTCGTCCATCCCGGCAGCACCGTCATCGCGACAGCGCTCGCCACGAGCGAAGCCGCCGACGTCACGTTTGAAACGCTCACCGCCGCCATCACGGTGGGCTACGAGATCGCAGCGCGGCTTGGCGCGGTGGCCGGACGCGGCTTCCACGCGCGAGGATTCCACGCCACCGGCATCATCGGACCAATCGCTGCGGCAGCGACAGCCGGATACGTGAAGCGGCTCGACGCATCGCAACTCGCCGACGCCATGAGTCTCGCCACCAGCATGAGCAGCGGGCTCCTTGCCTTCATGGGCGACGGCGGCTGGTCGAAGTGGCTGCACACCGGATGGTCGGCCCACGGCGGCGTGACCGCCGCGGAGCTTGCCGCAACCGGTTTCCGCGGACCGCGTCATGGCCTCGATCACGCTTACGGACTTTACGGCGCGTTCCTCGGCAAGCCCGACGCGGAGCTCAACAAGCTGACCGAGCGGCTCGGTCAAACCTGGCTCGGCGCATCGGCGCACGCCAAGCTCTATCCCTGCGCGCACGTCATCCAGCCCTACATCGATGCCGCGCTTGCGATTCGCGAACAGACATTCGCAACTGAGAATGTTTCAACTGAAAGCATCGCCGCGATGCGCTGCGTCATGGCGCCATGGGCGATTCCCATTGTGGCCGAGCCGCGCGCATCGAAAATCGCGCCTCGCAATGACCTGGAGGCGATCGCGAGCCTGCCGTTCATGGTCGCGGCCGCTTTGATCGAAGGCCGCGTCGATCTCAGGACACTCGAGCAGGCCACGATCGAAAACCCTGCGATTCAGGCGCTCGCAACGCGCATCGTCTGCGCCGCCGATCCGGCGCTTGGCTCGGGCTTTGACGGCCGGATGGACGTCACCTTCCATCACGGCGATCCGCTCTCCCGAACGGTCGGCATCGCGCCGCCCAAAGAGGCGCGCATCATTTCGAAATTCAACGCCAACACGAACGGCCGCAGCCGCCCCGCATGCGACGCGCTGCTCCGCGCACTGACCGACGAAACGCCGGCCGGCCGCAAGTTGATGCGTCTCGCGCACACGGCCATGACGGGACCAACGTGACGCAGGGCTCCCGCCCTTGACCGCCCTGCCCTCGCGTCTAAGCTCGAACGCTGCCGGCTTTATCGGAGTTCGCGATGCGCTCCCTCCATGGAATTCTGTCGCTTGGTCTCGCCGCCATCTCTGCAGTGATCGGAGTTTCGAGCGCTGCCAACGCCCAGACAACGCTCAAAGCGGTCGCGTTCATTCCGAAAAACGATCCCGTGCTCGCCATGGCGAACACCTGGGTCAGCGACGTCAACAGCAAGCTCTCCGGCAAGGTGCGCATCAACTTCGTCGGCGGCCCTGAGGTGATCACGCGTTTCCAGCAGCCCGAGGCGCTGCGAACCGGTGTGGTCGATATCATTTTCGTGCCGAGCGGCGACTATCAGGACCAGGTCCCGACTTCGCCGGCGTTCGTGCTCTCGAAGATCAGCCCGAGCGAGGAGCGTAAAAGCGGCTTCTACGATTTCATGGTCGAAGAACACGCCAAGCGGATGAACACCCGCTATCTCGGCCGCGTGCAGGTCTCGCCCTTCTATCTTTGGACCAAGAAGGAGCCGAAGTCGCTCGCCGATCTCAGCGGCCTGAAGATGCGTTCGGGCGTGCTGTACGATCGCTTGATGCGCGAGTTCGGCATGGTGCCGGTGACGATCAACGCACCGGAGGTCTACACCGCGCTGCAATCCGGCATCGTCGATGGTTTCGGCTGGCCCGTCACGGGACCGCTGAAGCGCGGCTGGCTGGAGAGCACCAAATACGTCGTCGACCTGCCATTCTATCCGGCGAGCAACGTCGTCGCGCTGCTCAATCTCGACAAGTGGAAGGCGATGCCGAAGGAAACCCAGGACGCCCTCACCGCGCTGACCGCGGAGTTCGAAACCCGCATGGTCAAGCACTTCGACGACGAGAACGAAGCGGAGTGGAAGGCCATCGGCAACAAGGTCACGAAGGTGAAGTTCTCCGACGACGAGAACAAGCGCTATCTGCAGGCGGCCTACGACGTCGAATGGAAGGCGCTGCAGGACCGCGCGCCCGATGCCGTCGCGAAGCTTCGCTCCATGACCGGCAACTGACGTCCGGTGACCTCCGCATCTGACAGCCAGGTGACCTTGGGCTGGCTGCAGCCCATCGAACGCCGGCTTGTGCGCGTCGAGGACTTGCTCGGCGGCCTCGCCATCGCGGCGCTCGCGGCCTGCGGCATTCTGATCTGCATCGACGTGACGCTGCGCTACGTGTTCAACCGGCCGATCCCGGGCGGCAACGAGATCATCGAATACGCGCTGGTCTACATCACGTTTCTCGGCGCGTCCTGGGCGGTGCCGCGCGGCGCGCATATCGATATCGACATCTGCGTTCAGGCGATGTCGAAGTTCTGGCGGCGCGTCTGCGCATTTCTGAGCAACCTGATTTCGCTCGGCGTGGCGCTGGTGCTGACCGTGTTCGGCGCCGAGGTGACGTGGATGCAATTCGTCCGCGGCGCATTCAAGCCGACCATGCTCCAGGTTCCGACCTGGATCGTGCTCATCGTCATCCCGATCGGCAGCGCGGTACTGGCCGTGCGCTTCCTGCGCGAGGTGATCGTCTGCGGCGACGCCATCGTCACGGGACGCGACATCGAGCGCGGCAGCGGCCATCCGCCGCCGACAGTGGATTAACGCGCCATGGAATGGTGGGTGGCATTTACGATCATCGTCGGCGGGCTTTGCGCGCTGATGGTGATCGGCATGCCGATCGCATTTGCGTTTCTGGCGATCAACATCCTGGGCGCATGGTTCTTCTGGGGAGGCGTCGCGGGCCTGAACCAGATGGTGCTGGCCGTGATGGATTCGGTCGCGAACTTTTCCATCATGCCGGTGCCGCTGTTCCTTTTGATGGGTGAAGTGCTGTTCCGTGCCGGCCTTGCGGCGCGGCTGATGGACGTGCTCGACGCCTGGCTCGGCCGCGTGCCCGGACGGCTGAGCCTGATGGCGGTCGGCGGCGGCACGCTGTTCGCGACGCTGGCGGGCTCCGGTGCCGCAACCACGGCGCTGCTCGGCCGCATCCTCGTGCCCGACATGGTCAAGCGCGGCTACAAGCAGCCGATGACGCTCGGTCCGGTGATGGGCTCGGGCGGGCTTGCCGTCATGCTGCCGCCGTCGGCGCTCGGCGTGATCCTCGCCGCCACCGCCGATCTTTCGGTCGGCGAATTCCTCATGGCCATCATCGTGCCGGGCCTGATGATGGCGCTATCCTACGTCATCTACGTCGTCGTGCGCTGCATCCTGCAGCCCGATCTCGCGCCGCGCTACGCCACCGGACCGCGCCTGCCGCTCCGGCAGAAGCTCCGCGACACGGTCGTCTACGTCTTCCCGCTCGCCACTATCATCTTCATTGTCACCGGCCTGATCTTCCTCGGCATCGCAACGCCCACGGAATCCGCGGGCCTCGGCGCACTCTCGGCGCTGATCATGGCGCGCCTTTACGGCAAGCTCGACTGGCCGATGCTGCGTGAATGCCTCATGTCGACGCTGCGCACGTCGATCATGATCCTGATGATCCTGTCAGGCTCCAGCGCCTTCGCCCAGCTGCTGGCCTTCACCGGCGCGTCGGCGGGCCTGGTCGATCTCGCGACCTCGACCAATCTCAGCCCGGTCATGATCGTCATCACCATGCAGCTCGTGCTGCTGGTGCTCGGCACGTTCATGGAATCGCTCGCCATGATCCTTTTGTGCGTGCCGATCTATTTCCCGATCATCGAGGCGCTGCACCTGTCGCCGATCTGGTTCGGCGCCATCATGCTGCTCAACATGGAGATGGCCGCGATCTCCCCGCCGTTCGGCTTCGGGCTGTTTGTGATGAAGGCGGTGGCGCCGCCCGGCACCACAATGATGGACGTCTACCGCGCCACGATCCCGTTTCTGCTGCTCAACTTCGTTGTCATGCTGATTATGATCTTCTTCCCGTCGACGGTGCTCTGGCTGCCGTCGCTGGCGATCAAGTGACCGGACCGCGCTTCGCGCAGCTCACAGCATCGGATCGGAATGCTTGGCGCGGATCGCAAGATAGGGATCCCATGCGCAGGCCGATGCACCGAGCACCGCATCAGCGCCTGTGTCCGCAAACGCCTTGATGCGCTCGACCGAATTGACACCGCCGACCGCGAGAACGCGCAAACCGAGCTTGTCGCGCCGGATGAGTTCGACGGCATTGCGCACGCAGCTCAGCGCGATGTCGAACACCGCGCCGCCCATCAACCCGGCTCGTTCGCGCCTGGCACCGAACGCGGACGCGCCGTTCGCATCGACGATCAGGCGGCTCGGCGAGTTGATCATGACGACGCCGTCGACCACGCCGGCGAGATGCTGCAACAGCTCCGCCATCCGCTCGCGCTCCTCGATCGGTCCCACCTTGACCAGCAAGGGCAGCGATCCGACGGCGGCGCGTGCTGCCTTGGCAATGCGGCCTGCCGTTTCGATGTCGCGATACACTTCGCTTTCGCGCTTGCCGACATTCGGACAGGAGAAATTCATCTCCACGGCCTGGGCGCCCAAATCCTTCGCCTCGCCGGCAAGCGTGCTGAAATCGTCGATGATCTGCTGCTGGGTTGTCTCGGCATCGGCGGTGCCGACGACCGAGACGATCATGACCTGCCCTGGCCGGAGAAGCGCGCGGCAGCGCCGGATGTCCTGCCGCCAGGTGTCCGGCGGACTTGATGGCATGCCGATCGATCCGGCGGCGGTTTGGGCCACGGCGCCGGGCGGCACACCGTTGATCGTCGGCCATGGCAACTGAGCGTCGCCGTGGACGGCGGCAGGCGGCTCGTCCAGGTAGATCCAATTGGGCCACGGATGCGCGAGCCGCGGGCGGCTCCGGATGGTCTTGTAAGTCAGAATGTCGAAGCCGAGCCGGCTGTAGAGCTCGAACCAGCGCTCGTTCATCAGAAGGCTTGCGGCGACGCCGATCCGCGAGGCGACGCGATAGCCCAGGAAGTCCTTGGTCGGCGTCTTCGGAACCTCAGGGAAGACTCCCTGGAAACGCGGCCCCTCGGCCGCATTCTGCTCCCATGTGCGATCGAGACGGTAGACCGGCGCCGTCAGCGGCGGCGGCACTTGAAGCAAAGGCTGGGTATGCTGCGCGATGTTCAAGCGGGAGTCTCCTCGACACAGCGCGAATTATGACTCCAAACGATTCCGCATGAAAGGTTCAGGATTCGTGGCGCTGCCTCCAGCTATGCGCAACGCCACCCCAACGTCGTGAGATCCGCGCTACCGCGATGAAAGCCGCGCCCGTTGCGATCGCAGGAGCTGACCGATCGAACCCGTCGGTGACGGATCGCTCTTGGCCGGCGCGGCGGCCGGTGCGGAGGCTTGCGGCAGCGCCCCGCCCTCCGACAATGAACCCTGCATCTCGGGATAACGTGCCTTGAGATCGCGCAGGAAGCCGGTGAGCGTGTCGCCCGAGGCGACGATTCGCGCCACGTTGCGGAACTCGGGGCTGCTGGCGCCGATCCCGCTGGTGACAAGATCGAACGCCTTGCGGTCGGGGCCGTCAGCCATCTTGGCCACGTACTTGTCGCGCAGCCGCGCGACGCCAAGCTTGTCTTCCGCCATCGCGTAGGCCACCGCAGCGCGCAGGATGTCCGGACGCTCGATGTCGCTCAACGGCTCGAAGCTCTTCCAGCGATCGCCGTAGAGAAGCTCGATATGCTCGGCAGCCTTCTGCCAGTTGCGCGATGCCCAATAGATGTCGGAGCGCAACCGGAGCGACTCACGGCCTTCGATACCGGCGATCACTTCGAGCGCGAAGTCGTGCCGGCCGCTGTCAGACAGCGCGCGGGCTTCGATCAGCAGGCGCGGGATGCGGATTTCGTTGGAGAGGTCCGCGGTGCGGGTCGCGCGGAGCACGGCCTGCGCCTTGTCGGATTTGCGGTTCATCAGATAGATCACCGCAAGCCGCGTTGCGACCTGGGCGCGCGCCGCGCCCTGCAGGCGGTTGTCGACCTGGTATTGCAGAAGGTCCGCCGCCTGATCGAGCAGATCGACCGCGACCAGCCGCTCGGCGAGCTTTCTGATCATCTCGTCGCCGCGCCGGCCGATCGGCGTGAGTTCGCGGTAGTCGTAGAACAGGCTCAGTGCGTCGATCGCCGGCAGCACATCGCCCTTGCCGGCCAGGAACAGGCCGTCGAAGGTCTTGGCCGCCTCGTCCTGGATGGCGCGCGTCAGCTCGGAATTCGGATGCGCCCGGATCGCCACGCGCATGACCCCGAAGGCATCGCGATAGCGGTTCTCTTCGGTGTAGAGCCGCGCAAGCTTCTGCAGAGCCTGGACCTCGGTCTCGTCGCCGCGCCACGCGGTGGTCAGGCTTTCGAGTTCGCTGATCAGCTCGTCCTTCTTGATGTCGCCGATCGAGTAGCGCAGCGAAAGCTCGCGGAGCTTGCCCTGCGCCGCCGCCGGCCGCTGATCCGACGCGGCCGCCGTCTTATAGGCCGAGAGTGCATCGTTGATGCGGCCGACGCCTTCGGCGAGTCGGCCTGTCAGCACCGTCACCTCCGGCTCGATGTCCGGCGACACACCGATGGTCTGGAAATCATTGAGCCGGTTGGCGGCGCCGGTGAAATCGCCGACCTCGATCGAGGCGCGCAACGCGTCGCGCAACGCAATCTGCTGCAACTCGAGCGGCAGCGAGCCGAGCGCCGCCTCGACATAGCGGAACTGTTCGCGCGCCTCGGCCCAGCGTCCCTGGCGCGCTGCGACCAACGCGCGCCAGAGCTGCGCGTCATTCTGGTTGCCCACCACCGGATCGCCGAGATCCTTCAGTGCAGAATCGAAGCGGCCGAGCATGATGTTGGCGATGGCCCGCAGCACCAGCGGCGACGGATCGGCGGCGGTCGGGCGCTCATCCGCGATCGTGGTGTCGAGCACGGATTTGGCCTCGGCCCACATCTTCCGTGACAGATAGAAGCGCGCGACATCGAGCCGGTGCGCGGTGCGTTGCACGAAAGGCGATTCGGCGGCTTCGCGGATCAGCGCGACCTGCCGCTGGTTGAAGTCGGCCTTGCGGTTGGTGTTCCACGCGGTGGTGTCGAAGGTCAGCGCGTGTACCGTCTGTTGGATCTTCGGCGGCTCCGCTTCCGACAGCGTCAGCCCCGTGGGCCGCACCAGCAGCACCTTGTCGACCGACAGCTCGGCCTGCAGATCGTCGGCATAGGGCTGCACCGCGATGCCGTGCGCGGTTGCGAGCGCACGCAGGTCGACGAACTCCTGCGTCCGCACCAGGCCGCGCGCGGGTCCCGCGCCGGTG
The Rhodoplanes sp. Z2-YC6860 genome window above contains:
- the fliP gene encoding flagellar type III secretion system pore protein FliP (The bacterial flagellar biogenesis protein FliP forms a type III secretion system (T3SS)-type pore required for flagellar assembly.); its protein translation is MAIALLLSVPAHAQDVSINFGQGSGLTERVIQLIALMTVLSLAPSILVMMTSFTRIVVVLSLLRTALGTATAPPNAVIMSLALFLTAFVMGPAFQRSYDVGIRPLVANEITAEVAFERASGPFKQFMLKNVRDKDLKLFNDLSKEALPTTPDQVSLRILIPAFMISELKRAFEIGFLLFLPFLIIDLVVASVLMSMGMMMLPPVVVSLPFKLIFFVLVDGWSLVAGSLVQSYGGG
- a CDS encoding iron-containing alcohol dehydrogenase family protein, producing MIEGKSGTALPVDFGYWPGRIVSGRGAVARLGEVVGQVGGKRALVICGSTVARTDMLGKVKAGLGDRLATVFAEAKSHTPVEMVERCLGVFRESAADTIVTVGGGSAIDAGKALQIRLATDGGDLKPYAISYSPGGAMEKRALPKRTVPHIAVPTTAGSASDVMPTAASRDPQSRMKLLFWDDDLTPSATVLDPEMAVHASAALTAATGMTAMARAIETLYSAYRHPISTGLGLHAARLLYQSLPRAVAEPFDLDARAATQMACTMSGMAAINAMVSVVHAIGHIVGGRYGLQHGISHSILLAPAMRHLLPTIGGEQSLLLEALGGARSASPDRDGAECAERIATFVGQLPVPKRLRDVGVEESELPEIARLTMFDYMMANLPRPMTEDEVLALIRSVW
- a CDS encoding MmgE/PrpD family protein codes for the protein MTALDDLAQWISTLTPDRIPAEQHRLARMRLLDTFGLIAAALDHSAGRSLLAWAGASAGAGATVIGSSAPALPAVAALVHGSLAHARDFDDTFIDSVVHPGSTVIATALATSEAADVTFETLTAAITVGYEIAARLGAVAGRGFHARGFHATGIIGPIAAAATAGYVKRLDASQLADAMSLATSMSSGLLAFMGDGGWSKWLHTGWSAHGGVTAAELAATGFRGPRHGLDHAYGLYGAFLGKPDAELNKLTERLGQTWLGASAHAKLYPCAHVIQPYIDAALAIREQTFATENVSTESIAAMRCVMAPWAIPIVAEPRASKIAPRNDLEAIASLPFMVAAALIEGRVDLRTLEQATIENPAIQALATRIVCAADPALGSGFDGRMDVTFHHGDPLSRTVGIAPPKEARIISKFNANTNGRSRPACDALLRALTDETPAGRKLMRLAHTAMTGPT
- the dctP gene encoding TRAP transporter substrate-binding protein DctP, which encodes MRSLHGILSLGLAAISAVIGVSSAANAQTTLKAVAFIPKNDPVLAMANTWVSDVNSKLSGKVRINFVGGPEVITRFQQPEALRTGVVDIIFVPSGDYQDQVPTSPAFVLSKISPSEERKSGFYDFMVEEHAKRMNTRYLGRVQVSPFYLWTKKEPKSLADLSGLKMRSGVLYDRLMREFGMVPVTINAPEVYTALQSGIVDGFGWPVTGPLKRGWLESTKYVVDLPFYPASNVVALLNLDKWKAMPKETQDALTALTAEFETRMVKHFDDENEAEWKAIGNKVTKVKFSDDENKRYLQAAYDVEWKALQDRAPDAVAKLRSMTGN
- a CDS encoding TRAP transporter small permease gives rise to the protein MTSASDSQVTLGWLQPIERRLVRVEDLLGGLAIAALAACGILICIDVTLRYVFNRPIPGGNEIIEYALVYITFLGASWAVPRGAHIDIDICVQAMSKFWRRVCAFLSNLISLGVALVLTVFGAEVTWMQFVRGAFKPTMLQVPTWIVLIVIPIGSAVLAVRFLREVIVCGDAIVTGRDIERGSGHPPPTVD
- a CDS encoding TRAP transporter large permease: MEWWVAFTIIVGGLCALMVIGMPIAFAFLAINILGAWFFWGGVAGLNQMVLAVMDSVANFSIMPVPLFLLMGEVLFRAGLAARLMDVLDAWLGRVPGRLSLMAVGGGTLFATLAGSGAATTALLGRILVPDMVKRGYKQPMTLGPVMGSGGLAVMLPPSALGVILAATADLSVGEFLMAIIVPGLMMALSYVIYVVVRCILQPDLAPRYATGPRLPLRQKLRDTVVYVFPLATIIFIVTGLIFLGIATPTESAGLGALSALIMARLYGKLDWPMLRECLMSTLRTSIMILMILSGSSAFAQLLAFTGASAGLVDLATSTNLSPVMIVITMQLVLLVLGTFMESLAMILLCVPIYFPIIEALHLSPIWFGAIMLLNMEMAAISPPFGFGLFVMKAVAPPGTTMMDVYRATIPFLLLNFVVMLIMIFFPSTVLWLPSLAIK
- a CDS encoding tetratricopeptide repeat protein — protein: MSTTGGFGRLVIRLDGEIDAEVKVSSGVLIVQFKQPVAVPVDRVTSGAAQYFGAARRDPDGKALRFALAQKLRVSTMTAGERLFVDLLPESWTGEPPGLPREIVEDLARRAREADKLALQKLALEQQRKQPVVRVRVASQSTFTRYIFELPELTPVSSERSRDNLALTFGAPLRFDLSDAKLSLPPTVSAVDADNDGAKSSVKFTFAQPSDVRTFREDANYVVDVTAINAKPSAVPLVAIGPAVTAPATVPAKDVAKEAAKETAKPEPQTPQSAAADKSEAAADAEKPDAAPQSRPSRQTNRIARAELRRQGDGLKLMFPFADKTAAAMFQRADTLWLVFDTAVPIDVDALTNDRSQTIRSADVNREDDAQVVRLRLERPRLVSVEAEEAGWSISIGDAMQSNVKPITIARNVVTPARTSISIPFDEPRKAHWLNDPEVGDRLLVVTGAGPARGLVRTQEFVDLRALATAHGIAVQPYADDLQAELSVDKVLLVRPTGLTLSEAEPPKIQQTVHALTFDTTAWNTNRKADFNQRQVALIREAAESPFVQRTAHRLDVARFYLSRKMWAEAKSVLDTTIADERPTAADPSPLVLRAIANIMLGRFDSALKDLGDPVVGNQNDAQLWRALVAARQGRWAEAREQFRYVEAALGSLPLELQQIALRDALRASIEVGDFTGAANRLNDFQTIGVSPDIEPEVTVLTGRLAEGVGRINDALSAYKTAAASDQRPAAAQGKLRELSLRYSIGDIKKDELISELESLTTAWRGDETEVQALQKLARLYTEENRYRDAFGVMRVAIRAHPNSELTRAIQDEAAKTFDGLFLAGKGDVLPAIDALSLFYDYRELTPIGRRGDEMIRKLAERLVAVDLLDQAADLLQYQVDNRLQGAARAQVATRLAVIYLMNRKSDKAQAVLRATRTADLSNEIRIPRLLIEARALSDSGRHDFALEVIAGIEGRESLRLRSDIYWASRNWQKAAEHIELLYGDRWKSFEPLSDIERPDILRAAVAYAMAEDKLGVARLRDKYVAKMADGPDRKAFDLVTSGIGASSPEFRNVARIVASGDTLTGFLRDLKARYPEMQGSLSEGGALPQASAPAAAPAKSDPSPTGSIGQLLRSQRARLSSR